A single genomic interval of Ruminococcus sp. NK3A76 harbors:
- a CDS encoding alpha/beta hydrolase, producing MENVKKIKIMYGPCSDRVFGYIFENENEEKRNRTAVILFHGYNSCQADLEWLAKILAQNGYLALTVDFRGGGNNVISMGKTTDMSLKTEVEDATEAVAFLKRTREGQYDRLFLYGESQGGLVSCLTAAMLGDKVNGLLLLYPALCIPDDMSKVVIPEGGVHHLMGMDISKKYIDELPQFDVYEMIKSYPGSITVAHGDADKTVNISYSQRLYEQQKALGRDVSLHVIENEGHGFSPLAAARWAQIVLDKLKES from the coding sequence ATGGAAAACGTAAAGAAGATAAAGATAATGTACGGCCCCTGCTCTGACAGGGTGTTCGGCTACATATTTGAAAACGAGAACGAGGAGAAAAGAAACCGCACGGCTGTTATCCTCTTTCACGGCTACAACAGCTGCCAGGCTGACCTTGAATGGTTAGCAAAGATACTTGCTCAAAACGGCTATTTAGCGCTGACTGTGGATTTCAGGGGCGGCGGCAACAACGTAATATCAATGGGCAAGACGACCGACATGAGCTTAAAGACCGAGGTCGAGGACGCAACTGAGGCTGTGGCTTTCTTAAAGCGCACAAGAGAGGGGCAGTATGACAGGCTGTTTCTCTACGGCGAGAGCCAGGGAGGGCTTGTTTCCTGCCTGACAGCTGCCATGCTCGGCGACAAGGTGAACGGGCTGCTGCTTTTATACCCGGCACTCTGCATACCCGATGATATGAGCAAGGTGGTCATTCCTGAGGGCGGCGTGCATCATCTTATGGGAATGGACATATCGAAAAAATACATAGACGAGCTGCCGCAGTTTGATGTTTATGAGATGATAAAGAGCTACCCCGGCAGCATAACAGTAGCTCACGGCGATGCTGACAAGACAGTGAACATAAGCTATTCGCAGCGGCTCTATGAGCAGCAGAAAGCGCTCGGGCGTGATGTAAGTCTTCACGTCATCGAGAACGAAGGGCACGGCTTTTCACCTCTCGCAGCTGCAAGGTGGGCGCAGATAGTTCTTGACAAGCTGAAAGAATCGTAA
- a CDS encoding nucleoside deaminase, translating to MWKNLSSQWQVVFEQAWKAFGYGSTPIGAALFDKEGRLVISDRNRSREESTINREISHAEANALRSLDTDRSNSYELNLYTSMEPCPMCMGMILMGHIKDIHFASLDAYCGMVHLTQTEPYYIGKNVTCTHEGGDMQLFQLTIQSYYELRHLERGCSDKVIRQFEATDPAAVNIAKALYKDKALDALAGKNAPCGKVYDMIMNMKGSC from the coding sequence ATGTGGAAAAACTTATCATCCCAGTGGCAGGTGGTATTTGAGCAGGCGTGGAAGGCGTTCGGCTACGGCTCCACCCCGATAGGTGCGGCTTTGTTTGACAAAGAGGGGCGGCTTGTCATCTCTGACAGAAATCGAAGCCGTGAAGAAAGCACTATAAACCGTGAGATATCTCACGCCGAAGCCAATGCTCTGCGTTCGCTTGACACAGATAGATCCAACTCCTATGAGCTTAACCTTTACACCTCAATGGAGCCATGCCCTATGTGCATGGGCATGATACTTATGGGGCACATTAAAGACATTCACTTTGCGTCACTTGATGCATACTGCGGCATGGTGCATCTCACTCAGACAGAGCCTTACTACATAGGCAAGAATGTCACCTGCACCCACGAAGGCGGCGATATGCAGCTTTTTCAGCTCACCATTCAAAGCTATTATGAGCTGCGGCATTTAGAGCGTGGCTGCTCAGACAAGGTTATAAGGCAGTTTGAAGCCACAGACCCCGCTGCCGTGAACATAGCAAAGGCGCTTTACAAAGACAAGGCTCTTGATGCTCTTGCAGGGAAGAACGCCCCCTGCGGTAAAGTATATGATATGATAATGAACATGAAAGGCTCGTGCTGA
- a CDS encoding diguanylate cyclase, protein MNTFENSFTIFISALEYIEENLMSEFSQEDIAAHCYCSLSSLQKTWKFCTHLSLKEYIQKRRVTLAGRDILRTDMNMLDIAMKYGYNSHEVFTRAFTKVWGVPPTKFKKEWKGSTDLYPKLNTKYIEKEELINMRNVKKFDVSEFYDYLKGQAGTYILCFDIKNLMPINTEIGRDAGDKVILESFRRINEAADENMLCLRMGGDEFVMITETDDSEKVAAIAERVMSQNGNTIPHNGQEIDVTLWCGAIMIGKNLKYTVLCSDFEAVMKKARESGKFELMQ, encoded by the coding sequence ATGAACACCTTTGAAAACAGCTTTACAATTTTCATATCAGCGCTTGAATACATCGAGGAGAACCTGATGAGCGAATTTTCTCAGGAGGATATCGCTGCGCACTGTTACTGCTCGCTGTCGTCGCTGCAAAAGACGTGGAAGTTCTGCACGCACCTGAGCCTTAAGGAGTATATCCAGAAAAGGCGTGTGACGCTTGCAGGGCGTGACATCCTGCGCACTGATATGAATATGCTCGACATAGCAATGAAATACGGCTACAACTCGCACGAGGTGTTCACAAGGGCATTTACAAAGGTCTGGGGCGTGCCGCCTACCAAATTCAAGAAGGAATGGAAGGGCAGCACTGACCTCTACCCGAAACTCAACACCAAGTATATCGAGAAAGAGGAGCTGATAAATATGCGTAACGTTAAGAAATTTGATGTATCTGAGTTTTATGATTATTTAAAGGGTCAGGCAGGCACTTACATTCTCTGCTTTGACATAAAGAACCTGATGCCGATAAACACCGAGATAGGCCGTGATGCAGGCGACAAGGTGATACTTGAATCGTTTCGGCGGATAAACGAAGCGGCTGATGAGAATATGCTCTGTCTGCGAATGGGCGGAGATGAGTTTGTTATGATAACAGAAACTGACGACAGCGAAAAGGTCGCAGCTATTGCAGAAAGGGTCATGAGCCAGAACGGAAACACCATTCCCCATAACGGGCAGGAAATTGACGTGACCCTATGGTGCGGCGCTATAATGATAGGCAAGAACTTAAAATACACCGTACTTTGCAGTGACTTTGAGGCTGTGATGAAAAAGGCACGGGAAAGCGGCAAGTTTGAGTTAATGCAGTAA
- the pyrF gene encoding orotidine-5'-phosphate decarboxylase produces the protein MSFDRLIEKIVSTQNPSVVGLDPKLDYVPQYIKAKKFSKYGKSLKGAAKAILEFNKGIIDEIHDICPAIKPQAAYYEMYGYEGVKTLYKTIKYAKEKGMFVITDGKRNDIGATMEAYATAHLGITEVAGEEFEAFGADALTVNGYLGTDGITPLLDKCVKYDKGIFVLVKTSNKSSGELQDLLIGQNSVYETMGDMCEKWGLEQSGRYGYSSVGAVVGATYPEQLETLRKRLPHTFFLVPGYGAQGGGAEGVAKAFDANGLGAIVNSSRGVMCAYQKEGCDETDFAKAARREVIRMKEDITSYLPKISI, from the coding sequence ATGTCATTTGACAGACTTATAGAAAAGATAGTAAGCACACAGAACCCCTCAGTAGTCGGACTTGACCCAAAGCTCGACTATGTGCCGCAGTACATAAAGGCAAAGAAATTCTCAAAATACGGCAAGAGCTTAAAGGGTGCAGCTAAGGCTATACTCGAATTCAACAAGGGCATTATAGACGAGATACACGACATATGCCCTGCTATAAAGCCGCAGGCAGCATACTACGAGATGTACGGCTACGAGGGCGTCAAGACACTTTACAAGACGATAAAGTACGCCAAGGAAAAGGGAATGTTCGTCATCACTGACGGCAAGAGAAACGACATAGGCGCTACTATGGAGGCTTATGCGACAGCTCACCTTGGCATCACCGAGGTCGCCGGCGAGGAATTTGAGGCTTTCGGTGCTGATGCGCTGACAGTCAACGGCTACTTAGGCACTGACGGCATCACTCCCCTGCTTGACAAGTGCGTGAAATATGACAAGGGCATATTCGTGCTCGTAAAGACATCGAACAAGTCCTCGGGCGAGCTTCAGGATCTGCTGATAGGCCAGAACTCAGTATATGAGACAATGGGCGATATGTGCGAGAAGTGGGGCTTAGAGCAGTCGGGCAGATACGGCTACAGCTCAGTCGGTGCAGTTGTGGGCGCTACATACCCCGAGCAGCTTGAAACTCTGCGCAAGAGGCTGCCGCACACATTCTTCCTCGTTCCCGGCTACGGCGCACAGGGCGGCGGTGCTGAGGGCGTTGCAAAGGCTTTCGATGCAAACGGCTTAGGCGCTATCGTCAATTCTTCAAGAGGCGTTATGTGCGCTTATCAGAAGGAAGGCTGCGACGAGACTGACTTTGCAAAGGCCGCAAGGCGTGAGGTAATAAGAATGAAAGAGGATATCACTTCTTATCTGCCGAAAATATCAATATAA
- a CDS encoding dihydroorotase, whose product MKLIIKNARVIDPVTGTDTVTDITAEGGIITAVGTAADEDGARVIDAKGLVAFPGLMDIHVHFRDPGQTHKEDIFTGTDAAKAGGFTAVCCMPNTKPPIDNEQLVSYVLDKASKTGIDVYPVACITKGMQSFELCDFDELRRAGVYAVSDDGRPVENAELMRKAIELSKTNGLAVLSHCEDINITRGGIINKGKVSEELGVGGLDRASEDYITAREIALAMSCDAHVHICHVSTKGSVNIIRAAKKDGVNVTCETAPHYFTFTEEKLYSRDADYRMSPPLRTEEDRAAVEQAVLDGTIDCIITDHAPHTKEEKADFEKAPNGVVGLETSLAATLTKLYHTGKCDLMHIARLMSQNPRKIIGVPELSICAGQPCDLTIFDPDYEWEVIPEELHSKSKNSVFKGEKLKGKVLYTVSKGRVVFEL is encoded by the coding sequence ATGAAACTGATAATCAAGAATGCAAGAGTCATCGACCCGGTAACGGGCACCGACACAGTGACGGATATCACCGCAGAGGGCGGCATAATCACGGCAGTAGGCACTGCTGCTGACGAGGACGGCGCACGGGTGATCGATGCAAAGGGTCTTGTGGCTTTCCCGGGGCTTATGGATATACACGTTCACTTCCGTGACCCAGGGCAGACCCACAAGGAAGATATTTTCACAGGCACAGATGCGGCAAAGGCAGGCGGTTTCACAGCCGTCTGCTGTATGCCGAACACCAAGCCGCCGATCGACAACGAGCAGCTTGTCTCGTACGTTTTAGACAAGGCTTCAAAGACAGGCATCGACGTTTATCCCGTTGCCTGCATAACAAAGGGTATGCAGAGCTTCGAGCTGTGCGACTTTGACGAGCTCAGGCGTGCAGGTGTATATGCTGTCTCCGACGACGGCAGGCCTGTTGAGAACGCAGAGCTTATGAGAAAGGCTATCGAACTCAGCAAGACAAACGGCCTGGCTGTTCTCTCGCACTGTGAGGACATTAATATCACAAGAGGCGGCATCATCAACAAGGGCAAGGTGTCAGAGGAACTCGGCGTAGGCGGTCTTGACAGAGCGAGCGAGGATTACATCACAGCCCGTGAGATAGCACTTGCAATGAGCTGCGATGCGCACGTTCATATATGCCACGTTTCAACAAAGGGCTCGGTAAACATCATAAGGGCTGCCAAGAAGGACGGCGTGAACGTCACCTGCGAGACAGCACCGCACTATTTCACCTTCACAGAGGAAAAGCTCTACAGCAGAGATGCTGACTACAGAATGTCTCCCCCTCTGAGGACTGAGGAGGACAGGGCGGCAGTAGAGCAGGCAGTGCTCGACGGCACGATAGACTGCATAATCACCGACCACGCCCCCCACACCAAAGAGGAAAAGGCTGACTTTGAAAAAGCCCCGAACGGCGTTGTAGGCCTTGAAACATCTCTTGCGGCAACTCTGACAAAGCTGTATCACACAGGCAAGTGCGACCTTATGCACATAGCAAGACTTATGTCACAGAACCCGAGAAAGATAATCGGCGTTCCTGAGCTTAGCATATGCGCAGGCCAGCCATGCGACCTGACGATATTTGACCCCGACTACGAGTGGGAGGTAATACCTGAGGAGCTTCACTCAAAGAGCAAAAACAGCGTCTTCAAGGGTGAGAAGCTAAAGGGCAAGGTACTCTACACCGTATCAAAGGGCAGAGTTGTTTTTGAACTATAA
- the ilvD gene encoding dihydroxy-acid dehydratase, translated as MEKNFFCEGVDKAPQRSLFNALGMTKEEMERPIVGIVSSYNEIVPGHMNIDKITEAVKLGVAMAGGTPIVFPAIAVCDGIAMGHQGMKYSLVTRDLIADSTECMALAHHFDALVMIPNCDKNVPGLLMAAARVNVPTVFVSGGPMLAGHVKGHKTSLSSMFEAVGSYNAGKFTLDDVEEFENKTCPTCGSCSGMYTANSMNCLTEVLGMGLRGNGTIPAVYSERLKLAKHAGMAVMELLKKNIRPRDIMTEEAFKNAIAADMALGCSTNSMLHLPAIAHECGIDLDLELVNEISERTPNLCHLAPAGPTYMEDLNEAGGVYAVLKQLLDAGLINGDCLTATGKTVAENVKGAVNRNPEVIRPIDNPYMPNGGIAVLRGNLAPDTCVVKRSAVAPEMLKHEGPARVFDSEEEAIAAIRGGKINPGDVVVIRYEGPKGGPGMREMLNPTSAIAGMGLGSSVALITDGRFSGATRGASIGHVSPEAALGGNIALVHEGDIIAIDINAHSIELKVSDEELAQRRSSWTPREPKITSGYLARYASLVTSANRGAVLEIKK; from the coding sequence ATGGAAAAGAATTTTTTCTGTGAGGGAGTAGACAAGGCTCCCCAGAGATCGCTGTTCAACGCACTCGGCATGACAAAGGAAGAAATGGAAAGGCCTATCGTCGGCATCGTTTCCTCCTACAACGAGATCGTACCCGGTCACATGAACATCGACAAGATAACCGAAGCTGTAAAGCTCGGCGTTGCTATGGCAGGCGGCACACCTATCGTGTTCCCGGCTATCGCTGTATGTGACGGTATCGCTATGGGTCATCAGGGCATGAAGTATTCGCTCGTTACCCGTGACCTTATCGCTGATTCGACAGAATGCATGGCGCTCGCTCATCACTTTGATGCGCTCGTTATGATACCCAACTGCGATAAGAACGTTCCCGGCCTGCTTATGGCTGCTGCAAGAGTAAATGTGCCTACCGTTTTCGTATCGGGCGGTCCGATGCTGGCAGGTCATGTAAAGGGTCACAAGACATCGCTCTCCTCGATGTTCGAGGCAGTAGGCTCTTACAACGCAGGCAAGTTCACTCTTGATGATGTTGAGGAATTTGAGAACAAGACCTGCCCGACCTGCGGCTCCTGCTCGGGTATGTACACAGCAAACTCTATGAACTGCCTGACAGAAGTGCTCGGAATGGGTCTTCGTGGCAACGGCACTATTCCGGCTGTTTACTCTGAGAGACTTAAGCTCGCCAAGCACGCAGGCATGGCTGTTATGGAGCTTTTAAAGAAGAACATCAGACCCCGTGACATAATGACAGAGGAAGCATTCAAGAACGCTATCGCTGCTGACATGGCACTCGGCTGCTCGACAAACTCGATGCTCCACCTGCCTGCTATTGCACACGAATGCGGCATAGACCTTGACCTCGAGCTCGTAAACGAGATAAGCGAGAGAACACCTAACCTCTGCCACTTAGCACCCGCAGGCCCCACATACATGGAGGACCTGAACGAAGCAGGCGGTGTATACGCAGTATTAAAGCAGCTGCTCGATGCAGGCCTTATAAACGGCGACTGTCTCACAGCTACAGGCAAGACTGTTGCTGAGAACGTAAAGGGTGCTGTAAACCGCAACCCTGAGGTCATAAGACCTATCGACAACCCCTATATGCCTAACGGCGGTATCGCAGTGCTCAGAGGCAACCTTGCCCCCGACACCTGCGTTGTAAAGAGGTCGGCTGTTGCACCTGAGATGCTTAAGCACGAAGGCCCTGCAAGAGTATTCGACAGCGAGGAGGAGGCTATAGCTGCTATCAGAGGCGGCAAGATAAACCCCGGCGATGTAGTAGTTATCCGCTACGAAGGCCCGAAGGGCGGCCCCGGCATGAGAGAGATGCTCAATCCTACATCTGCTATCGCAGGCATGGGTCTCGGCTCGTCTGTTGCACTTATCACTGACGGACGCTTCAGCGGCGCTACAAGAGGTGCATCTATCGGCCACGTTTCTCCTGAGGCTGCACTCGGCGGAAACATTGCACTCGTACACGAGGGCGACATCATCGCAATAGACATCAATGCTCACAGCATCGAGCTTAAGGTAAGCGATGAAGAGCTCGCACAGAGAAGAAGCTCATGGACACCCAGAGAGCCCAAGATAACAAGCGGCTATCTTGCAAGATATGCATCGCTCGTTACTTCTGCAAACCGTGGCGCTGTCCTTGAAATAAAAAAGTAA
- a CDS encoding ROK family protein, whose amino-acid sequence MKYYIGIDLGGTNIKAGVVDEDFKIIAKATCKTNLPRPAEDICKDMAEVAKKAVAEAGLTLDDIESVGIGTPGTANSADGIIEYSNNLGFKDFHVVELMKTFIDKPCFVENDANAAAYGEFVAGAAKGANDAVCITLGTGVGGGIIIDGKIYSGFNFAGAEIGHTVVDPNGPQCTCGRKGCFEVFSSATGLIRMTKEAMEQYPDSIMNKMSEEMGKVSARTAFNAMREGDKAGKEVVDKYIRYLALGITNTINIFQPDILCIGGGVCNEGDPLLLPLKELVAKEVYTRNSARNSEIVIAKLGNDAGIIGAAFLGLSH is encoded by the coding sequence ATGAAATACTACATAGGCATTGACTTAGGCGGAACAAACATCAAGGCTGGCGTTGTAGATGAGGATTTCAAAATCATCGCAAAGGCCACCTGCAAGACTAACCTCCCCCGTCCGGCAGAGGATATCTGCAAGGACATGGCAGAGGTGGCAAAGAAGGCTGTAGCTGAGGCAGGCCTTACTCTTGACGACATCGAGAGCGTGGGCATCGGCACACCCGGCACTGCAAACTCGGCAGACGGCATAATAGAATATTCAAACAACTTAGGCTTCAAGGATTTCCACGTTGTAGAGCTTATGAAGACATTCATCGACAAGCCCTGCTTCGTTGAGAACGACGCAAACGCAGCTGCATACGGCGAGTTCGTGGCAGGCGCTGCAAAGGGCGCGAACGATGCAGTATGCATCACCCTCGGCACAGGTGTCGGCGGCGGCATAATCATCGACGGCAAGATATACTCAGGCTTCAACTTCGCTGGCGCTGAGATAGGCCACACAGTCGTTGACCCCAACGGTCCTCAGTGTACCTGCGGCAGAAAGGGCTGCTTTGAGGTGTTCTCCTCTGCAACAGGCCTTATCAGAATGACAAAGGAAGCTATGGAGCAGTATCCCGACTCTATCATGAACAAGATGAGCGAGGAAATGGGCAAGGTGTCTGCAAGAACAGCATTCAACGCTATGCGTGAGGGCGACAAGGCAGGCAAGGAGGTCGTTGACAAGTACATCAGATACTTAGCACTCGGCATCACCAACACCATAAACATCTTCCAGCCCGACATTCTCTGCATAGGCGGCGGTGTATGCAACGAGGGCGACCCGTTATTACTGCCTTTAAAGGAGCTCGTAGCAAAGGAAGTATACACAAGAAACTCTGCAAGAAACAGTGAGATAGTAATAGCCAAGCTCGGCAATGATGCAGGCATCATCGGTGCTGCATTCTTAGGGCTGTCACATTGA
- a CDS encoding type I phosphomannose isomerase catalytic subunit gives MAIFRLSPAFKDYLWGGTRLRDDFGKQCDFEKIAESWELSCHKDGASVVADGEDKGLTLAQYIEKHGKGVLGTDCEKFENFPILIKLIDAKDNLSVQVHPDNEYAQRVEGEYGKTEMWYIVDCDEGAELLYGFKSEISKDEFASRIADNTLLEVTQSVPVHKGDVFFIEAGTLHAIGKGILIAEIQQNSNTTYRIYDYGRVGKDGKPRELHVEKAKDVTTLAPAKQYPETPIEQKDGFTQKLMASCEYFTTYVLDIDSKAVLSADDKSFNSILVLEGEGDIGGIPFRKGDSVFITAGTGEYAVNGKCKAILTKV, from the coding sequence ATGGCAATATTCAGGCTGTCGCCTGCTTTCAAGGATTATCTCTGGGGCGGAACAAGGCTCAGGGACGATTTTGGCAAGCAGTGTGACTTTGAAAAGATAGCAGAGAGCTGGGAGCTTTCCTGCCACAAGGACGGTGCATCTGTCGTTGCTGACGGCGAGGACAAGGGGCTGACTCTTGCACAGTACATCGAAAAACACGGCAAGGGCGTGCTCGGTACTGACTGCGAGAAGTTTGAGAACTTCCCTATCCTTATCAAGCTCATAGATGCAAAGGACAACCTGTCTGTTCAGGTCCACCCGGACAACGAATACGCTCAGCGTGTCGAGGGCGAATACGGCAAGACAGAGATGTGGTACATAGTTGACTGCGACGAGGGCGCAGAGCTGCTCTACGGCTTTAAAAGCGAGATAAGCAAGGACGAGTTCGCTTCCCGCATAGCAGACAACACGCTGCTTGAGGTCACACAGAGCGTTCCGGTTCACAAGGGCGATGTGTTCTTCATCGAGGCAGGCACTCTGCACGCTATCGGCAAAGGCATACTCATTGCCGAGATACAGCAGAATTCCAACACCACCTACCGCATATATGACTACGGCAGAGTCGGCAAGGACGGCAAGCCGAGAGAGCTGCACGTTGAAAAGGCAAAGGACGTGACAACGCTTGCACCGGCAAAGCAGTACCCCGAGACACCGATAGAACAGAAAGACGGCTTTACACAAAAGCTCATGGCAAGCTGCGAGTATTTCACGACATATGTGCTTGATATCGACAGCAAGGCCGTACTCAGCGCCGATGACAAGAGCTTTAACAGCATACTCGTCTTAGAGGGTGAGGGCGACATCGGCGGAATACCTTTCAGAAAGGGCGACAGCGTATTCATCACAGCCGGCACAGGCGAATATGCAGTAAACGGAAAGTGCAAAGCTATACTCACAAAGGTATAG
- the mgtE gene encoding magnesium transporter, translated as MTETVENVRPDYISEITDIITSDRSPKAVLAALEDYHENDIAQAFEALDPAARKKLCRICPAQMLAGIFEFIDEDNAGTYLVDMDIKKAADLVSELDTDTAVNILREVEKEKRSLIIELINPEIQKEIKLIASFDEDEIGSRMTTNCIIIGDGLTIKQAMTELISQAKDNDNISTLFVVDENEEFYGAIDLKDLITARSTDELSELIATSFPYVYATEDIGDCIERLKDYSESTIPVLDNSNKLLGVITAQSIIEAVDDEMGEDYARLAGLTAEEDLKEPLKDSMKKRLPWLLILLGLGIAVSSVVGVFEKVVAQLTLIMAFQSLILDMAGNVGTQSLAVTIRVLTDENLSFGQKLHLVGKEMRIGFFNGIILGGISFGLIGLYIMLFKGRPFGFAYAVSGCIGVSLLLAMIISSASGTLIPLFFKKIKVDPAVASGPLITTINDLVAVVTYYGMSWILLINVMGLSS; from the coding sequence ATGACCGAAACGGTCGAGAACGTAAGACCCGATTACATATCGGAGATAACAGACATCATCACGAGCGACCGCTCGCCAAAGGCAGTGCTCGCTGCACTTGAGGATTATCACGAGAACGACATAGCGCAGGCCTTTGAAGCTCTCGATCCTGCGGCAAGAAAGAAGCTCTGCCGCATCTGCCCGGCACAGATGCTTGCCGGGATATTTGAATTCATCGACGAGGACAACGCAGGCACATATCTTGTCGATATGGACATCAAGAAGGCTGCCGACCTTGTCAGCGAGCTTGACACAGACACGGCAGTAAATATCCTGCGTGAGGTCGAAAAGGAAAAGCGCTCGCTCATAATCGAGCTTATCAACCCCGAGATACAGAAGGAGATAAAGCTGATTGCTTCCTTTGACGAGGACGAGATAGGCAGCAGAATGACCACCAACTGCATAATCATAGGCGACGGCCTGACGATAAAGCAGGCGATGACCGAGCTTATATCGCAGGCAAAGGACAACGACAACATATCCACCCTGTTCGTGGTAGATGAGAACGAGGAGTTCTACGGGGCGATAGACCTCAAAGACCTTATCACCGCACGCAGCACAGACGAGCTGTCAGAGCTTATTGCGACATCTTTCCCCTATGTGTATGCAACGGAAGACATAGGCGACTGCATAGAGCGGCTGAAGGACTACTCGGAGAGCACGATACCCGTGCTTGACAATTCAAACAAGCTGCTCGGCGTTATCACGGCGCAGAGCATCATAGAAGCAGTTGACGACGAGATGGGCGAAGACTACGCACGTCTTGCAGGTCTTACTGCGGAGGAAGACCTCAAAGAGCCTTTGAAGGACAGCATGAAAAAGCGCCTGCCCTGGCTGCTTATACTGTTAGGCTTAGGCATCGCCGTTTCAAGCGTTGTGGGCGTGTTTGAAAAGGTGGTCGCACAGCTGACGCTTATTATGGCTTTCCAGTCGCTGATACTTGACATGGCAGGTAACGTCGGCACACAGTCGCTTGCGGTGACTATCAGGGTGCTTACCGATGAGAACCTTTCCTTCGGGCAGAAGCTGCACCTTGTCGGCAAGGAGATGCGCATAGGCTTTTTCAACGGCATCATCTTAGGCGGCATATCCTTCGGGCTGATAGGGCTTTACATCATGCTTTTCAAGGGGCGGCCTTTCGGGTTTGCATATGCCGTTTCGGGGTGCATAGGCGTATCGCTGCTGCTTGCCATGATAATATCGAGTGCATCAGGCACGCTGATACCGCTTTTCTTCAAGAAGATAAAGGTAGACCCGGCAGTCGCATCAGGGCCTTTGATAACCACGATAAACGACCTTGTGGCAGTCGTGACCTACTACGGCATGAGCTGGATACTGCTCATAAATGTAATGGGGCTTTCATCATAA
- the ruvX gene encoding Holliday junction resolvase RuvX produces the protein MKIMAVDYGDARTGLAVCDRTEFLASPVGTIEERNMQLLAMKVSHMAEQYEVGEIVVGLPLNMNGSFGPRAEKCRQFADMLNEIAPCPVNMWDERSTTVSAHNILNETNVRGKKRKAVVDTVAATLILEGYLEYRKNKKAAEQET, from the coding sequence ATGAAGATAATGGCAGTAGATTACGGCGATGCAAGAACAGGCCTTGCAGTCTGTGACAGGACAGAGTTCCTTGCTTCCCCGGTCGGTACTATAGAAGAAAGAAATATGCAGCTTCTCGCTATGAAGGTGTCGCATATGGCAGAGCAGTATGAGGTGGGCGAGATAGTTGTAGGCCTGCCGCTCAATATGAACGGCTCGTTCGGCCCGAGGGCTGAAAAGTGCAGGCAGTTTGCCGATATGCTCAACGAGATCGCTCCCTGCCCTGTGAATATGTGGGACGAGCGCTCGACGACCGTTTCGGCGCATAATATCTTAAACGAAACAAACGTCAGAGGCAAAAAGCGCAAGGCGGTCGTAGATACCGTGGCTGCTACTCTGATACTGGAGGGCTATCTTGAATACAGAAAAAACAAAAAAGCCGCTGAGCAGGAAACGTAA
- a CDS encoding metallophosphoesterase gives MNTEKTKKPLSRKRKIAYAIILVFFLLLGGEMVRSNTVIQVEDFEYKRDSVPDSFDGVKIVSVTDYHNHGGSYEDKLIKTIKDQSPDYIFLVGDITDRHRTDLDDVGRFFKKCVDIAPCYLVYGNHELALQQKSGEFERYNEKAKDAGVTILAGDIIELDRGEDSIYLAGIDTITSLNDLDEQMEGLDTSKPLLWLHHYPENFEQLTAYAKDHGFKDTLFFCGHAHGGLIELGPTYIGLYAPGQGICPKYTSGAYYSGSSEMLLSRGCGNSGYTLRVFDPFHLIVCTLRK, from the coding sequence TTGAATACAGAAAAAACAAAAAAGCCGCTGAGCAGGAAACGTAAGATAGCTTATGCTATTATCCTCGTCTTTTTCCTGCTGCTCGGCGGTGAGATGGTAAGGTCAAATACTGTTATTCAGGTCGAGGACTTTGAGTATAAGAGAGATTCTGTCCCCGACAGCTTTGACGGTGTTAAGATAGTCTCTGTGACCGACTACCACAACCACGGCGGCAGCTATGAAGACAAGCTGATAAAGACAATAAAAGACCAGTCGCCTGACTATATCTTCCTTGTCGGCGATATTACCGACCGCCACAGGACAGACCTTGATGATGTCGGGCGGTTTTTCAAAAAGTGCGTTGACATAGCGCCCTGCTATCTTGTCTACGGCAACCACGAGCTTGCCTTGCAGCAGAAGTCGGGCGAGTTTGAAAGGTATAACGAAAAGGCAAAAGATGCAGGCGTTACCATACTTGCAGGCGATATCATTGAGCTTGACCGTGGCGAAGACAGCATTTACCTCGCCGGCATTGATACTATCACATCGCTCAATGACCTTGATGAGCAGATGGAAGGCCTTGACACATCAAAGCCGCTGCTCTGGCTGCACCACTACCCGGAGAATTTCGAGCAGCTTACGGCTTATGCAAAAGACCACGGCTTTAAAGACACGCTCTTTTTCTGCGGCCACGCACACGGCGGGCTGATAGAGTTGGGGCCAACCTATATAGGCCTTTATGCACCGGGGCAGGGGATATGCCCGAAATACACCTCAGGTGCCTACTACAGCGGCAGCAGCGAGATGCTCTTAAGCCGTGGCTGCGGCAACAGCGGCTATACGCTCAGGGTGTTCGACCCGTTCCACCTGATAGTATGCACGCTGAGAAAATAA